The Calothrix sp. PCC 7507 DNA segment AGTAAGTTTGTAGTAGTTTTTGTGACTGTGCATCAAGGGCAGTTATAGCTTGATTTATGACTGTTTGCAACTGCTTTGTTTGTTTTTGAAGGGTGATAAATTCTTCTTGAGCAATGATTTCATTGAGTAATGATTTTTCTACGTCCGCAGGTATGATATCTAGTAAACTACCACCATCTTGTTCATTTCTAGGGGCATCTACAGAAACTAGATTGGGATAAAGGAAGGCACGTACAGCCTTAGCAGAGATACTTAGCCATTTTTCTAAGGTTTCTGGAGTAGATGAACTCGATTGACTCAAATGCTGGGTATTGTAGAGATTAGCAATTGCTTGCCATGTCAAAGCATCTGGCTCTACCAGCTTACGAACTTTTGTATTATTAGTAGTAGTATGGAGTTCTTTAAAACATTCCCAAGCTAAAACATAGCTTTCAATGATTGGACTATTAAAACCTGCATTTTGTAAAGCATCAATCAGTCGTTTGCGACTAATTTTGTGCAACAATCCCCAGTCTGTACAGATATCGGTTTCCTGGCGCAAGCGGAGTGAGTCTTTGATAAAGCCTTCAAAGGCAAGTTCTGCATAACCTTTCAAATTAGAACTGTATTGAGGATCGAACCGTTTTAAGATTTTTGAGACGCGAGAAATGGCAATTTGAAAACAATCAGCTACAGAAGACTGGCTGGGGAAATTCAGGGCGATTTTTCTGGAAACCCAGTAACAAACCTCCTGTAAATAAGCGGAAATATGAGCCGCAGCTAGGGGACTAGATTGAGTTTGCCAAACTTGATGCCAGTAAATCGCCCAAAAATTATCTGATTCTGGCTGAGAAGACTTTTCTAGACAAGATTTGATACTACGTCGCAGTTTTGGATCAGTGCCCCAGCTATGAAAAGAATCTGCATTGAATAACACAAATGTGGAGAAAATATCCGTAATATCTTGCCTGGGTTGCATGGATTTACTCACTTCGCGTTTCGTTTGTCATTAGTATCGCCACAGTTGCCGATATGCTGTAGCTACGCGCGTCGTAGACATCGCACTTAAAATCCTACCGCATATCACAACTGGAATTAGATTTTACTTGAATGTCTTGACACCAGCATAATTGAGGATTTTAGCATCAGCAGTTAGCAAAGGAGAATCATAAAATCTAGCAGCAGCAACAATTATTTGGTCAAAAGGATCGCTATGAAACCCTCCTAACTGTGTAGAATCAATAACAATAGGAAGTGTTAAGTCTAATAATCTAACTCCTGGGTAAGCCAAAGCAGCTTCTAACCATTCATTAATTGGTAACGGTAAAATTAATCTCCCTTTTTCAACTAATTTTGCTACTTCCCAACAAGAAACAATACTCACACCAATACCATCAGATTCATTTTCCTGTAACAACTGCTGATATTTTGCTGTCAGACGTGTATCATTCTGAATCCACCACACCCAAATATGCGTATCAATTGCAATCATTGCAAAAATTCCCAATCTTCTAATGCAATGGGTTCTGTTGGATCGTCATAGCGATATGGCTGCGTATTGTGTAGCGGATAAAGATGTTTTTTTACTTTTTCATCCGTATTTAATTGGCTTTGACCGTGACTAATTTTAATAAAGCGAATAAAATCTAATGTTTGCGTTAATAGTTCCGCTGGTAAAGACTCTATTTCTTGAATTAATAATTCTTTGGTAATCATGTCTTTTGTAGTCATGTTAAATATCATCTCCTAAAACACGAATTTCCAACTTGCTTTCTTTCATGGTATCGCCACAGTTGCCGATATGCTGTAGCTACGCGCGTTGTAGACATCGCACTCAAAATCCTACCGCATGTCACAACTAGAAGAAAGAACACCATAACTACTGCTAGGCACAGATGCTACCAATTCAACATTACCATCAGCATTTATTATCCATCCTTGGGCTTCTACAATGGTTTCAGGGGTTGGTCGTTGCGTAATTTCTCTTTCCTGATTCCCCTCACCCAACGTTACCCAGTTAGTAATCACCGCACGTCCCCGCAATGGCTCATCCGGGTTTAATGGTAAACCTCCCCGTCCTGTGGAGATAAAGCGACTGGCTATTTTTCCTTTGGGGGTGCAACCTTGAGCAATTTGCTGCGATACATCAACTAAGTTAGCGGGTAATTCCGTTAAACCGCGACTGGGATCTAAATCTGGTGTGTTGAGAATGACATCACCGTTTAAAGTCGGACTAGTTTGAGAAATAGCAGTAATATCGCTGGTTGGTAACTTTGCAGGATTTAAATCTTTGGGTTCGTTGGTTCCTAATAACTTAACTAAGTCTTCTCGACTACGAGGTGTGATGCCATAGATACCAGTGGCATTGATAGTAACTTTGCCACCAGTGCCTGTGAAAGCGTTAGCAGTGATGTCGTTGTTTTCGTTGGGGACTGCAACGATGAAAGGGGTATTGATGGTAATGTTGCCACCATTTCCACCCTGCTGTGCAGTGCCAGCAGTGGCAGAAATAAAGCTATTGCGTCGCAGCAGTAATAAGTCTTGCAATCTAAGTGAAATATTCCCACCATCTCCTGAGTAGGTTCCAGAAAAAATACTTCCCCGATTGTCTAATTGTATAAAACGTGCATTAATCTCCAAGTCACCTGCTTTTCCAGTTCCCAGGCTACCCACAGAAACCCCAGCTCCATTTTGAATATTTAACTGTGCGGTATTCAATGTTAAATTCCCAGCTGCTTTTGCTCCCAAAGTCTGAGTAGTTAATCCACTAAAAAACCGACCATCAGCGGAGACACCCTCTAAATTAATTGAGTCTGAAGCATTAATCGTCAGAGTTCCTCCTTCGCCAAAGCCTTGCGTGCTGGCTTGTACCGCTGCTCCTGCTTGAACAACCAATTTTGCAGTAGTTATGGTTACATTTCCCGCCTTTCCCGTTCCATCAGTACCAGCTGTTATGGAACTACTAGTGCCATCTGCTGCGGTACCGATTAATGCGATCGCCCCTCCTGGTGTCATAATGTTTAAATTTCCGCCTTGCCCCGCCCCTAATGTAGCTACAGAAATCTTAGCGCCATTATTTAAGGTTAATTGCCTAGTTGTAACCGTTAAGTTACCTGCGTCTCCTGTTCCTCTTGCATTGACTTGGGCAAACAAACCACTAGAAAATCCACTTTGTGATCTTCCTCTCAACTCAATCAAGTCAGAAGCTGCTACTTGTAGATTTCCACCCTTACCTTGACCAAATGTAGAAACAGATATCTGTGCGCCATTTTCGACCTTCAACTGTCGAGTATTAATAGTTAGAGCGCCCCCTGCTCCTGTTCCTCGGGTTTGTGAAGATAAACTTGTAACAGAACCATTCGGTGCTGTACCACTTAATTCCACAGTATCAGAAGCATTGATTGTGATGGTTCCACCTTTCCCCTGCTGAGAAGTCCGAGCCGCTAACACCCCGCCTCCTTGAATACTTAGTCTGTCACCGTTGATGATAATTGTGCCTGCATCTCCAAAACCTGTTGATTCGCTTAATATACCGCTGTAATTCCCTAGTGCTGAAACACCGATAATATCTACACTCAAGGCATTAATAGTCATATTCCCCCCTCTACCCGTGCTGGAAGTGCCTCCAAATATGACTCCACCATCTTGTACATTCAGGTGCCTGGTTGTAATCTTTAAGTCTCCAGCTGCTCCAATCCCTTCTGTGTCAGTAAAAATTCCACTGTTGTTGGCTAAATCAACCGAATTCAAAGCGTTAATAGTCAGATTTCCACCAGCACCCGTGCTAGTACGAATGGTTCCAGTAGAGATTTGTGCATTATTACCCACAAATAAACGTCCAGTTTCAATGGTCACATCTCCGGCAGAGCCTATTGAGCCTTGGTCAGCCTGAGAAGACAAGTTACTTTTGTTTATATCAACAAAATCGGAGGCACGAATAGTAATATTACCAGCCTTGCCACTGCCAAACGTGGATGCGGATAAAGTAGCGCGCTCAGAAAGAGACAGTGTTGTCGCAGTGATATTTATGTTACCAGCATTGCCCGTTGCTTGCGGTAGTATCTGATTGACCACACCACTACCGACAACCTTTATGTTATTTGTGGCATTGAGGGTAATATCTCCAGCAACAGTTGTAGTTGTCCCCAAACCTCGTCTAATGCCAGTAAACAGCAGACTTCCTGTGAACATCTCTAGATTTCGGGCATTGACTGTAATATCACCGCCACCAGCCCTTGCCACAGACACAAATGCTTGATTGGTGAGTGATACATCTGCACGAGTTATATTTTCAGGAAATTGCAAGCTGAGATTATCGCCATTAAACAGAAGATTGACATTTCCCGGTGCTGCCAGTCCCCCTAACTCAACTCTCCCACCATTAGCATTTAATTGTCCGCCATCCATGCTGACATTTCCACCGACTAGCAGCAAACTCTTACCATCTGGAACTCGCAAACCAAACGCTCTGAAACCTGCTGGGTCTGTTCCTGCTGGTGCTACTGAGTTATTTTGAATAGCTGCATTTTGATTAATTTGGTTGAAAAACAAAGCCGAAGGATTAATTGTCAACAAAGGTGAGGGGACATTTTTCTCAGTAGCGCTGAAAAATCCCAAGTTACCAAATTGCAATGCATTCGCTGTACTCGCCACAAACGAACCACCCACATCTAACCGCGCATTCTGTCCAAATATAATCCCATTGGGATTGATTAAAAAAAGATTAACACCAGTCTGTGTGCGAATCAAACCATCGATTAGAGATTGCGAACCACCCGTTACCCGAGAGAGAATATTTTGGATATTGGGATTACTTTGAAAAATTGCCGCTTCATTACTATTAAGATTGAACTTGCCAAAACTGTGGAATAAATTATTACCAACTGCTTGACCTGCTGCTTGGGGAATTACATAATCAGGCCCCGTTAAAGTCTGTGGTGTTCCCAATGTGCCATCGATAGTGATGCTTTGAGCTAAGGCTTTAGTATCAAGGTTGATGAAAAAAATACTGCTAAATAAGGTACTAATTGACACTAGATACTGCCAAATTTGAGCCATACCAGTACCTGATAAAAATAGAGTACAACCACTAGATTATACTTTCAGGCGATCGCTAGTGGTCGATTATGTTTACTGGGCATTGCTGAATCTAAGGATGAAAATTCAATCTCTCAAACTCTCATTCTCCGCGCCTCCGCGTCTCTGCGTGAAACAAAAATTATCCCACTAATCAGCAACGCCGTTTACTGAATGTGCTGGAAATTTATTTGCTGGGCAAGCATTTCAAGATTTTTCATGACTAAGTGCATAAACAAAAAAAGCAGTCGTAAACAGCAACAGAAGAGAGGCGCACCTCAAAAGCAAGACATAAAAATGCTAGTCAGGTGAACCAAACTTACACAAAACAACAATGAAAGTAAATAAGGAGATTGTTCAATATGCGCGATCCTGGTAGTAACATACAAACAGCTTATAACCTTGGTAACGCCAGTGGCAGCTATAACTACACGTTCAGCCAATCTGTAAACTCTAGTGACACCAATGATTACTATCGTTTTACTTTGTCTAATGGTAGTAACTTTAATATCAACTTATCAGGGTTGAGTGCAGATGCCGACTTACAATTACTTGATAGCGTTGGCAATGTCATTCAAAGTTCATCCAATGGTGGCACTGCTAGCGATTCAATCAGTCGCTATTTAGGCGCAGGCACTTACTATGCAAGGGTTAATTCTTATAACGGTGCTAACACCAGCTACAGCCTAAACTTTACAGGTTCAGGTCCTGGTTTTGATCCAGGTAGCAGCTTTAGTTCTGCTTTTGACCTTGGTGAGTTTAGTAGAAACATTGGCAGATCCCAAAGCGATTTTGTTGGTAGTAGCGACCCCAATG contains these protein-coding regions:
- a CDS encoding type II toxin-antitoxin system VapC family toxin translates to MIAIDTHIWVWWIQNDTRLTAKYQQLLQENESDGIGVSIVSCWEVAKLVEKGRLILPLPINEWLEAALAYPGVRLLDLTLPIVIDSTQLGGFHSDPFDQIIVAAARFYDSPLLTADAKILNYAGVKTFK
- a CDS encoding sigma-70 family RNA polymerase sigma factor, whose product is MQPRQDITDIFSTFVLFNADSFHSWGTDPKLRRSIKSCLEKSSQPESDNFWAIYWHQVWQTQSSPLAAAHISAYLQEVCYWVSRKIALNFPSQSSVADCFQIAISRVSKILKRFDPQYSSNLKGYAELAFEGFIKDSLRLRQETDICTDWGLLHKISRKRLIDALQNAGFNSPIIESYVLAWECFKELHTTTNNTKVRKLVEPDALTWQAIANLYNTQHLSQSSSSTPETLEKWLSISAKAVRAFLYPNLVSVDAPRNEQDGGSLLDIIPADVEKSLLNEIIAQEEFITLQKQTKQLQTVINQAITALDAQSQKLLQTYYSEKLTQQQIAQQLEIKQYQVSRRLSSIKRQLLQSLAQWSNETLHISPTPNVLDAMSTSLEEWLKSVNSEQ
- a CDS encoding S-layer family protein — encoded protein: MAQIWQYLVSISTLFSSIFFINLDTKALAQSITIDGTLGTPQTLTGPDYVIPQAAGQAVGNNLFHSFGKFNLNSNEAAIFQSNPNIQNILSRVTGGSQSLIDGLIRTQTGVNLFLINPNGIIFGQNARLDVGGSFVASTANALQFGNLGFFSATEKNVPSPLLTINPSALFFNQINQNAAIQNNSVAPAGTDPAGFRAFGLRVPDGKSLLLVGGNVSMDGGQLNANGGRVELGGLAAPGNVNLLFNGDNLSLQFPENITRADVSLTNQAFVSVARAGGGDITVNARNLEMFTGSLLFTGIRRGLGTTTTVAGDITLNATNNIKVVGSGVVNQILPQATGNAGNINITATTLSLSERATLSASTFGSGKAGNITIRASDFVDINKSNLSSQADQGSIGSAGDVTIETGRLFVGNNAQISTGTIRTSTGAGGNLTINALNSVDLANNSGIFTDTEGIGAAGDLKITTRHLNVQDGGVIFGGTSSTGRGGNMTINALSVDIIGVSALGNYSGILSESTGFGDAGTIIINGDRLSIQGGGVLAARTSQQGKGGTITINASDTVELSGTAPNGSVTSLSSQTRGTGAGGALTINTRQLKVENGAQISVSTFGQGKGGNLQVAASDLIELRGRSQSGFSSGLFAQVNARGTGDAGNLTVTTRQLTLNNGAKISVATLGAGQGGNLNIMTPGGAIALIGTAADGTSSSITAGTDGTGKAGNVTITTAKLVVQAGAAVQASTQGFGEGGTLTINASDSINLEGVSADGRFFSGLTTQTLGAKAAGNLTLNTAQLNIQNGAGVSVGSLGTGKAGDLEINARFIQLDNRGSIFSGTYSGDGGNISLRLQDLLLLRRNSFISATAGTAQQGGNGGNITINTPFIVAVPNENNDITANAFTGTGGKVTINATGIYGITPRSREDLVKLLGTNEPKDLNPAKLPTSDITAISQTSPTLNGDVILNTPDLDPSRGLTELPANLVDVSQQIAQGCTPKGKIASRFISTGRGGLPLNPDEPLRGRAVITNWVTLGEGNQEREITQRPTPETIVEAQGWIINADGNVELVASVPSSSYGVLSSSCDMR
- a CDS encoding PPC domain-containing protein gives rise to the protein MRDPGSNIQTAYNLGNASGSYNYTFSQSVNSSDTNDYYRFTLSNGSNFNINLSGLSADADLQLLDSVGNVIQSSSNGGTASDSISRYLGAGTYYARVNSYNGANTSYSLNFTGSGPGFDPGSSFSSAFDLGEFSRNIGRSQSDFVGSSDPNDYYRFTVSEAGNYRVRVNNLTADADLQLYNSSQVVIGSSSNGGTASDAVTSYLNAGTYYARVNSFNGANTNYTVTTESV